A genome region from Nicotiana tabacum cultivar K326 chromosome 13, ASM71507v2, whole genome shotgun sequence includes the following:
- the LOC107793422 gene encoding uncharacterized protein LOC107793422, with amino-acid sequence MSMADTGGEKKKVVIIGGGVAGSLIAKTLQDEANVFLIDTKEYFEIPWAALRSMCDPSFAKRAIFSHSEYLPHGNVITSAAVDITDKEVVTAKGDRVAYDYVVIATGHSEVGGYTKDEKFSQYQTDHEKIKSASSILIIGGGQTGIELAAEIVVDYPDKKVTIVHRGSMLLEFIGERASKKVVNWLKSRNVEIILGQSVDVNSVKDGHVYKTSGGETIDAECHFICIGKPIGSGWIKETALKDSLDIHGRLMVDSNLRVKGRSNVFGIGDITDIPELKLGYLAQRHAVVAAKNIRLLMKNPSDNNLNVYKPALPLSLIALGRREAVAQFYCLSMIGRLPGMIKSGDLFVGRTRRQLGLLP; translated from the exons ATGAGCATGGCGGATACTGGGGGAGAGAAGAAAAAAGTAGTGATAATTGGAGGTGGAGTTGCTGGTTCTCTTATTGCAAAAACTCTTCAAGACGAGGCCAATGTTTTTCTCATCGATAC GAAGGAGTATTTTGAGATTCCTTGGGCAGCTTTAAGGTCAATGTGTGATCCTTCATTTGCCAAAAGAGCAATTTTTAGTCACTCCGAATACCTTCCCCATGGAAATGTCATTACATCTGCTGCTGTTGACATCACAGATAAGGAGGTAGTAACTGCAAAAGGCGACAGAGTTGCATATGATTATGTTGTGATTGCTACTGGTCATTCAGAAGTTGGTGGTTATACAAAAGATGAGAAGTTCAGTCAATACCAAACAG ATCATGAAAAGATAAAATCTGCCAGCTCCATATTAATAATCGGGGGAGGACAAACAGGCATAGAACTAGCTGCTGAAATTGTTGTGGATTATCCCGATAAGAAGGTAACTATTGTGCATCGGGGATCAATGTTGTTGGAATTTATTGGAGAAAGGGCAAGCAAAAAGGTAGTGAATTGGCTAAAATCAAGGAATGTTGAAATCATTCTTGGGCAATCTGTAGATGTAAATTCTGTAAAAGATGGTCATGTTTATAAAACATCAGGTGGAGAAACTATAGATGCTGAGTGTCATTTTATTTGCATTGGGAAGCCAATTGGTTCGGGATGGATAAAAGAAACTGCGTTGAAGGATAGTTTGGACATTCATGGAAGGTTGATGGTTGATTCTAATTTGCGAGTTAAGGGTCGAAGCAATGTCTTTGGTATCGGAGATATTACTGATATCCCT GAACTTAAACTAGGATATTTGGCTCAACGACACGCAGTGGTAGCTGCCAAGAACATCAGACTATTAATGAAGAATCCAAGTGACAACAACTTGAATGTATATAAGCCGGCTTTGCCATTGTCATTAATTGCTCTAGGCAGAAGAGAGGCTGTAGCTCAGTTTTACTGTTTATCGATGATTGGACGCCTTCCAGGGATGATAAAATCTGGAGATTTATTCGTTGGAAGAACTCGGAGACAACTTGGTTTACTACCTTAA